The genomic interval TCAGCACGATGGCCGGTCGCTCGTGGCCACCGGACAGGCCGGTCATCGGTGTCGGCGAGTCGACCCCCCAACCGTCCTCGACGCGGCCCGGGTGGAACGTCCAACCGAGCACCGCGCCGTAGAACGCCCGCGCCCGGGCACTGTCCGGCGTCTCCATCGTCACGTAGACCACGTCGCCCGGCGCCGATGCGGCACCGTGGGTGGTGCGCTCCGGCTGCGGCACCGCCGGCGGGGTGTTGAGCATCCACCGGTGGCCGAACGGGTCCCGCACGACGCCGATGCGCCCGTAGGGGTTGTCGCCCGGCTCCCGCTCGAGCACGGCTCCCGCGCCGACGGCCCGCGCGACGAGCGCGTCGACGTCGGGCACGTCGACGTGCAGCGTGACGGTCGCGCCGGCACCCGGCTGCGGCGCAACGACGCCGATCTCCGGGTGCGCGTCGGAGAGCATGACCCGCGCGCCGGCAACGGCGATCTCGGCGTGGCCGACCCGGCCGTCGGGCATGACGATCGGCTCACCGAGAGGGCTGGCGCCGAGCGCGCCGGCGTACCACTCCAGCGCGCGTCGAGCGTCGGCAACCGCGAGGTACGGCGTGATGCCGGCGGTCGCGGCAGGGGCAGCGGTCTGCACGGTCTGGGTGCTCACGACGACTCCCGGGGGCAGGTTGAGGGCGCGCTCGATGCGCGCGCGCAGGGCGGTGGCGAACGCCGGGTCCGGAGCGACCGGCTCCGCCGGGGCGGCCAGCGCGAGGAACGGGTCACGTAGGGATAGTCGTACGCCGAGGCCGAACTCCGATGGGTGACCACCGACGGGATGCAGCGAACGGTGGGACATCCTGGCGCCATGGACCTGAGCACCGGCCCCGAGCTGGACGCCTTCCGCCGAGAGGTCGCCGACTTCCTCGACACCGCGCCCACGGAGGCCATCCGGGAGGCCGGGCGCAAGCTGACCAGCGTCTTCTCGCCCTTCGACGAGGTCATGGCGTGGCACAAGATCCTCTACGCGAGGGGCTGGGCTGCGCCGGCTTGGCCGGTGGAGTACGGCGGCACCGGCTGGTCGGTCGAGCAGCGCTACGTCTTCGCCGAGGAGCACGCGCGTCGCCAGCTACCGCCGCTGCTGCCCAACGGCCTGAAGATGATCGGCCCGCTGCTGATCGACCTCGGCACCGACGAGCAGAAGCGCCGACACCTGCCGGGCATCCTGTCCGGCGACGACTACTGGACGCAGGGCTACTCCGAGCCCGGTGCGGGGTCGGACCTGGCGTCGCTGAGCTGCAGCGCCGTGGCCGACGGCGACGACTACATCCTCAACGGCAGCAAGATCTGGACGACGTTGGCCCATCGGGCCAACCGGATGTTCATGCTGGTGCGCACCAGCACAGAGGGCCGCAAGCAGCAGGGCATCACGTTCCTGCTGCTGGAGGACCTCGACCTGCCGGGGCTCGAGATCCGGCCGATCGTCGGGCTCGACGGCCTGCCGGAGCAGTGTGAGGTGTTCTTCGAGGACGTGCGCGTCCCCCGGTCGGGGCGGGTGGGTGCCGAGAACGAAGGATGGGCGGTCGCCAAGCACCTGCTGACCCACGAGCGCGGCGGCTCGACCTCCAGTCCGTCGCTCTACGCCTTCGTCGACACCATCCGCACAGCCGCCGCGGCGCGGACCTCGCCCTTCGGCGGCCGGCTCGCCGACGATCCGGTGTTCCAGCGCGAGCTCGGCGAGCTGGAGGCCGAGGTGGCGTCGATGGAGCACGTGGAAAAGCTTGCGGTCAGTGGCCACCCGATCGCGGCCGACCTGGCGTTCCCGTCGCTCAACAAGACGATGAGCTCGGAGCTCACGCAACGCCTGACGGCGATGATGGCGAAGGTGTCGGGACTCCAGGCGCTGCCGCTGCAGCTCGAGGCGCTGCACGTCGGCTCGGGTGCCGACCTGCTCGGCGACGACTTCGACCTGGTCGCCCTGCCGTACTACCTCAATAGCCGCGCGGCTTCCATCTACGCGGGCACCAACGAGGTGCAGCGGGACCTCATCGCCCGCACCGTCACGGCCCGCTGAGAGAGAGACGTGGACTTCACCTTCACCGACGAGCAGGCGATGCTGCGCGAGAGCGTCGCGCGCTACCTGCAGCGCCACTACACGTTCGCCGAGCGCCAGGCGTTGCTCGCGAGCGGGCGACCCTACTCGGCAGCGGTCTGGCAGCACTTCGCCGAGCTCGGCCTGCTCGCCCTGCCGTTCCCCGCAAAGTGCGGCGGCGGCGGCGGGTCGGTCGTCGACCTGGTCGCCGTCGGCGAGCCGTTCGGCGAGCACCTGCTGGTCGAGCCCTACGTGTCCTCTGTGCTGCTGGCCGGGGGCATCCTCGCCTGCGCAACAGACCACCCTGCCGCCCGGCGCTGGCTGACGAAGATCATGGCCGGCGAGGCTCTCGGTGCCCTCGCCCACGAGGAGGGCACCGGCACGCCGGACCCGTCGATGGTGGCGCTGCGCGCCAAGGCGTCTGCCCAGAGCTACCAACTCGACGGCGAGAAGCGCCTAGTCCTCGGCGCACCGGAGGCCGACATCCTCGTGGTCACCGCCCGCGTCGGCAGCGACCCCGGATCGCGCGGCGGGCTGGCCGTGCTGCTCGTGGCGCCCGACGCGCCCGGCGTACACCTCACACCGTTCCGGACCATCGACGGCCGCAGCGCGGGGCACATCGTCTTCGACTCGGTCGAGGTGGCCGCCGACGCGTGCGTGAGCACCGAGGCGTACGCCGCGCTCACCGGCGCCCTTCGCGACGCGGTCGTCGCCCTGGCCGCCGAGGCGGTAGGCGCGATGGGTGCGCTGCTGCGCCAGACCAGCGACTACGCCGCGACGCGGCACCAGTTCGGCGTCCCGATCGGCAGCTTCCAGGTGGTCGCGCACCGGCTGGCCGACATGAAGATCGCCTACACCAAGGCCCGCGCCACCCTGCTGCACACGGCGGGCCTGGTCGAGGCCGGGCGCGCGACGGCCCGCGACATCGCGGTGCTCAAGGCCCAGGTCGGCACCCTCGGCCGCAGCATCGGCGAAGC from Mycobacteriales bacterium carries:
- a CDS encoding VOC family protein, with amino-acid sequence MSHRSLHPVGGHPSEFGLGVRLSLRDPFLALAAPAEPVAPDPAFATALRARIERALNLPPGVVVSTQTVQTAAPAATAGITPYLAVADARRALEWYAGALGASPLGEPIVMPDGRVGHAEIAVAGARVMLSDAHPEIGVVAPQPGAGATVTLHVDVPDVDALVARAVGAGAVLEREPGDNPYGRIGVVRDPFGHRWMLNTPPAVPQPERTTHGAASAPGDVVYVTMETPDSARARAFYGAVLGWTFHPGRVEDGWGVDSPTPMTGLSGGHERPAIVLMYQVDDIHAAVARVRAAGGTATDPEVQPYGISAECTDDQGTRFYLGQI
- a CDS encoding acyl-CoA dehydrogenase family protein; amino-acid sequence: MDLSTGPELDAFRREVADFLDTAPTEAIREAGRKLTSVFSPFDEVMAWHKILYARGWAAPAWPVEYGGTGWSVEQRYVFAEEHARRQLPPLLPNGLKMIGPLLIDLGTDEQKRRHLPGILSGDDYWTQGYSEPGAGSDLASLSCSAVADGDDYILNGSKIWTTLAHRANRMFMLVRTSTEGRKQQGITFLLLEDLDLPGLEIRPIVGLDGLPEQCEVFFEDVRVPRSGRVGAENEGWAVAKHLLTHERGGSTSSPSLYAFVDTIRTAAAARTSPFGGRLADDPVFQRELGELEAEVASMEHVEKLAVSGHPIAADLAFPSLNKTMSSELTQRLTAMMAKVSGLQALPLQLEALHVGSGADLLGDDFDLVALPYYLNSRAASIYAGTNEVQRDLIARTVTAR
- a CDS encoding acyl-CoA dehydrogenase family protein — its product is MDFTFTDEQAMLRESVARYLQRHYTFAERQALLASGRPYSAAVWQHFAELGLLALPFPAKCGGGGGSVVDLVAVGEPFGEHLLVEPYVSSVLLAGGILACATDHPAARRWLTKIMAGEALGALAHEEGTGTPDPSMVALRAKASAQSYQLDGEKRLVLGAPEADILVVTARVGSDPGSRGGLAVLLVAPDAPGVHLTPFRTIDGRSAGHIVFDSVEVAADACVSTEAYAALTGALRDAVVALAAEAVGAMGALLRQTSDYAATRHQFGVPIGSFQVVAHRLADMKIAYTKARATLLHTAGLVEAGRATARDIAVLKAQVGTLGRSIGEAAVQTHGGIGMTDELAVGHYLKRLIAIDAMLGDADYHYRVVGASRPAGGGGGI